The following coding sequences are from one Rathayibacter sp. VKM Ac-2760 window:
- a CDS encoding bifunctional [glutamine synthetase] adenylyltransferase/[glutamine synthetase]-adenylyl-L-tyrosine phosphorylase, with translation MPRERTLSEVARLGFAALGETGARLEEAEALAGRSLESVLPAFASVADPDAALGALIDLLRRRRDRMDAVLADDGALTRLLQVVGASSGLADFLQRRPDELAGFLQPAHVLPGRAELKQELLDSVGAVDGFAALREEEGWAALRVRYRRLLTQVVVHDLGQADPVAAVDRVARTLADLAGAALEASLAVARADLVAGVGPGRFSREEVEATRFAVIGMGKAGASELNYVSDVDVIFVAEGDPERGLSNARAIDIATRLAVLLMRGTSALALEPELWEVDPNLRPEGKQGALVRTLESHITYYDRWAKSWEFQALLKARPLAGDLELGRAYVDAVAPKVWSSASRENFVESVQRMRERVTENIPQNDVHYQIKLGPGGLRDIEFTVQLLQLVHGQTDDEIHMPGTLLALGALADRGYIGRSAAEEFAQDYRALRLLEHRLQLRHLRRTHLMPRDEHELRALARGSGLARSAEELLVVWNAIKHRVRGLHERLFYRPLLSAVAALPDGGIELSTRQAEARLAAIGFADARGALGHIAAMTSGVSRRASIQRHLVPVMLQWFADGADPDYGLLAFRRLSDTLGGTPWFLRMLRDSSGAAKRLTTVLSGSRFVGELLDRIPESAAWLEDDEALRPRSADRLAEEVRAVLVRHDTPEAVATALRGMRRREVLRTAMGGVLGLISIEEIATSLSDIITALLGGVLVAVRRSSTDRRGSAAEFAVIGMGRYGGAELGFGSDADVMFVQRPGQADPHEAQLYAQFLVAELTRLTEDSRLPLDLDADLRPEGKNGPLVRSLDSYRAYYARWSLTWEAQALLRARGVAGDAALIADFEELADGVRYPAAISDRDTREVKRIKARVESERLPQGADPKRHLKLGRGSLSDVEWLVQLLQLQHARSIPALRTTSTLTALAVAEEAELVSGPDAERLRAAWIFASRVRSAMTLWTNRTGDVLPSDRRQLEGVARLLEYPADSATRLEDDYLGVTRRARAVFERRFYGPAETDAPSYR, from the coding sequence ATGCCCCGCGAACGCACCCTCAGCGAGGTCGCCCGCCTCGGTTTCGCCGCTCTCGGCGAGACCGGGGCGCGGCTCGAGGAGGCGGAGGCCCTCGCGGGCCGCTCACTGGAGTCGGTGCTGCCGGCATTCGCCTCGGTGGCCGACCCGGACGCGGCGCTCGGCGCGCTGATCGATCTCCTGCGCCGTCGCCGTGATCGGATGGACGCGGTCCTCGCCGACGACGGCGCGCTCACGCGGCTGCTCCAGGTGGTCGGCGCCTCTTCGGGCCTCGCGGACTTCCTGCAGCGCCGACCGGACGAGCTCGCGGGGTTCCTCCAGCCCGCGCACGTCCTCCCCGGACGGGCGGAGCTGAAGCAGGAGCTCCTCGACTCGGTCGGCGCGGTCGACGGCTTCGCCGCGCTGCGCGAGGAGGAGGGCTGGGCGGCGCTGCGGGTCCGCTACCGCCGGCTGCTCACGCAGGTCGTCGTGCACGACCTCGGTCAGGCGGACCCGGTCGCGGCCGTGGATCGCGTCGCCCGCACCCTGGCCGATCTGGCCGGCGCGGCGCTGGAGGCGTCCCTCGCCGTCGCGCGCGCCGATCTCGTGGCCGGGGTCGGTCCCGGCCGGTTCTCGCGCGAGGAGGTCGAGGCGACGCGCTTCGCGGTGATCGGGATGGGCAAGGCCGGCGCCTCCGAGCTCAACTACGTGAGCGACGTCGACGTGATCTTCGTCGCCGAGGGCGATCCCGAGCGCGGGCTCTCGAACGCCCGGGCCATCGACATCGCGACCCGGCTCGCCGTGCTGCTGATGCGCGGCACGTCCGCGCTCGCGCTCGAGCCGGAGCTGTGGGAGGTCGATCCGAACCTTCGGCCGGAGGGCAAGCAGGGCGCCCTCGTGCGGACCCTGGAGTCGCACATCACCTACTACGACCGGTGGGCGAAGAGCTGGGAGTTCCAGGCGCTGCTGAAGGCCCGACCGCTCGCGGGCGACCTGGAGCTCGGTCGCGCGTACGTCGACGCGGTCGCGCCGAAGGTCTGGTCGAGCGCCTCGCGGGAGAACTTCGTCGAGTCGGTGCAGCGGATGCGCGAGCGCGTCACCGAGAACATTCCTCAGAACGACGTGCACTACCAGATCAAGCTCGGCCCGGGCGGGCTGCGCGACATCGAGTTCACCGTCCAGCTGCTCCAGCTCGTGCACGGCCAGACCGATGACGAGATCCACATGCCGGGCACCCTGCTGGCACTGGGCGCACTCGCGGATCGCGGCTACATCGGCCGCTCGGCGGCGGAGGAGTTCGCGCAGGACTACCGCGCGCTGCGACTCCTCGAGCACCGGCTCCAGCTGCGGCACCTGCGGCGCACCCACCTGATGCCCCGGGACGAGCACGAACTGCGGGCCCTGGCCCGGGGGAGCGGGCTGGCGCGCAGCGCCGAGGAGCTGCTCGTCGTCTGGAACGCGATCAAGCACCGGGTGCGCGGTCTGCACGAGCGGCTCTTCTACCGCCCGCTGCTCTCCGCGGTCGCGGCGCTGCCGGACGGTGGCATCGAGCTGTCGACCCGGCAGGCGGAGGCGCGGCTCGCCGCGATCGGCTTCGCGGACGCCCGAGGCGCCCTCGGCCACATCGCGGCGATGACCTCCGGGGTCTCGCGCCGCGCGAGCATCCAGCGCCACCTCGTCCCGGTCATGCTGCAGTGGTTCGCCGACGGTGCGGACCCGGACTACGGACTCCTCGCGTTCCGCCGGCTCAGCGACACCCTGGGCGGCACACCCTGGTTCCTCCGGATGCTGCGCGACTCCTCCGGCGCCGCGAAGCGCCTCACCACGGTGCTCTCCGGCTCGCGCTTCGTCGGCGAGCTGCTCGACCGCATCCCGGAGTCGGCGGCCTGGCTCGAGGACGACGAGGCACTGCGGCCGCGCAGCGCCGATCGGCTGGCGGAGGAGGTGCGGGCGGTGCTCGTCCGCCACGACACCCCGGAGGCGGTCGCCACGGCGCTGCGAGGCATGCGCCGCCGCGAGGTGCTGCGCACCGCGATGGGCGGCGTGCTGGGGCTGATCTCCATCGAGGAGATCGCGACCAGCCTCTCCGACATCATCACGGCGCTGCTCGGCGGAGTCCTCGTGGCGGTGCGGCGCTCGAGCACCGATCGTCGCGGCTCGGCGGCGGAGTTCGCCGTGATCGGCATGGGGCGCTACGGGGGAGCGGAGCTCGGCTTCGGGTCCGACGCCGATGTCATGTTCGTGCAGCGCCCCGGCCAGGCGGATCCGCACGAGGCGCAGCTCTACGCCCAGTTCCTGGTCGCGGAGCTGACCCGGCTCACCGAGGACTCGCGCCTCCCGCTCGACCTCGACGCCGATCTGCGGCCCGAGGGGAAGAACGGTCCGCTGGTCCGCTCGCTCGACTCCTACCGCGCCTACTACGCCCGCTGGTCGCTCACCTGGGAGGCGCAGGCGCTCCTCCGCGCCCGCGGGGTGGCCGGCGACGCGGCGCTGATCGCCGACTTCGAGGAGCTGGCCGACGGCGTCCGCTACCCGGCGGCGATCTCGGACCGCGACACCCGCGAGGTGAAGCGGATCAAGGCCCGCGTCGAGAGCGAGCGGCTGCCGCAGGGCGCCGACCCGAAGCGCCACCTCAAGCTCGGCCGCGGCTCGCTCAGCGACGTGGAATGGCTGGTGCAGCTGCTGCAGCTCCAGCACGCGCGGTCGATCCCTGCTCTGCGGACCACGTCGACCCTGACGGCGCTCGCGGTCGCCGAGGAGGCCGAGCTGGTGTCCGGCCCCGACGCGGAGCGGCTGCGCGCGGCCTGGATCTTCGCCTCACGGGTGCGCTCGGCGATGACGCTGTGGACGAACCGCACCGGCGACGTGCTGCCGAGCGATCGCCGGCAGCTGGAGGGCGTGGCGCGCCTGCTGGAGTACCCGGCCGACTCCGCGACGCGGCTCGAGGACGACTACCTCGGTGTCACGCGCCGCGCCCGCGCCGTGTTCGAGCGCCGTTTCTACGGCCCG
- a CDS encoding glutamine synthetase family protein, translating into MDKQRDFVLRTIEERGIKFVRLWFTDVVGTLKSVAIAPAEVEGAFAEGLGFDGSAIEGLTRSFEADVLAHPDPSTFQILPWRGEIDPTARMFCDITTPDGQPAVADPRNVLKRTLAKAAERGFTFYTHPEIEFYLLKSSTFGAEGPEPVDSAGYFDNVPGGTAHDFRRRSVRMLEDLGISVEFSHHEAGPGQNEIDLRYADALTTADNIMTFRTVIKEVAIEQGVYATFMPKPLSGHPGSGMHTHLSLFEGDMNVFYEQGAQYQLSKLGRQFIAGLLKHAPEITAVTNQFVNSYKRLWGGDEAPSYVSWGHNNRSALVRVPLYKPNKGQSSRIEYRALDSAANPYLAYSLLLAAGLKGIEEGYELPAEAEDNVWTLSDAERRALGYSPLPASLDRAISLMEESELVAETLGEQVFNFVLLNKRKDWAEYRAQVTPYELRSNLEML; encoded by the coding sequence ATGGACAAGCAACGGGACTTCGTTCTTCGCACCATTGAAGAGCGAGGGATCAAATTCGTTCGCCTCTGGTTCACGGACGTCGTCGGCACTCTGAAGTCGGTCGCGATCGCGCCGGCCGAGGTCGAGGGAGCGTTCGCCGAGGGTCTGGGCTTCGACGGCTCGGCCATCGAGGGACTCACCCGCTCGTTCGAGGCTGACGTCCTGGCGCACCCGGACCCGTCGACCTTCCAGATCCTGCCCTGGCGCGGCGAGATCGACCCGACGGCCCGGATGTTCTGCGACATCACCACGCCCGACGGCCAGCCCGCCGTCGCCGACCCGCGGAACGTGCTCAAGCGCACGCTCGCGAAGGCGGCCGAGCGCGGCTTCACGTTCTACACGCACCCCGAGATCGAGTTCTACCTGCTGAAGTCGTCGACCTTCGGCGCCGAGGGCCCCGAGCCCGTCGACTCGGCCGGCTACTTCGACAACGTGCCCGGCGGCACGGCGCACGACTTCCGCCGCCGCTCGGTCCGCATGCTCGAGGACCTCGGAATCTCGGTCGAGTTCAGCCACCACGAGGCCGGCCCCGGCCAGAACGAGATCGACCTCCGCTACGCGGACGCGCTCACCACGGCCGACAACATCATGACGTTCCGCACGGTCATCAAGGAGGTGGCGATCGAGCAGGGCGTCTACGCGACCTTCATGCCCAAGCCGCTCTCCGGCCACCCCGGCTCGGGCATGCACACCCACCTCTCGCTCTTCGAGGGGGACATGAACGTGTTCTACGAGCAGGGCGCGCAGTACCAGCTGTCGAAGCTCGGCCGGCAGTTCATCGCGGGTCTGCTCAAGCACGCGCCCGAGATCACCGCCGTGACGAACCAGTTCGTCAACTCCTACAAGCGCCTCTGGGGCGGCGACGAGGCCCCGAGCTACGTCTCGTGGGGCCACAACAACCGCTCCGCGCTGGTGCGCGTGCCGCTGTACAAGCCCAACAAGGGCCAGTCCTCGCGCATCGAGTACCGCGCGCTCGACTCCGCGGCCAACCCCTACCTCGCCTACTCGCTGCTGCTGGCCGCGGGGCTCAAGGGCATCGAGGAGGGCTACGAGCTCCCCGCCGAGGCCGAGGACAACGTCTGGACGCTGTCCGACGCGGAGCGCCGCGCACTGGGCTACAGCCCGTTGCCGGCGAGCCTCGACCGGGCGATCTCGCTGATGGAGGAGTCGGAGCTCGTCGCCGAGACCCTCGGCGAGCAGGTGTTCAACTTCGTGCTGCTCAACAAGCGGAAGGACTGGGCCGAGTACCGCGCCCAGGTCACCCCGTACGAGCTGCGCAGCAATCTCGAGATGCTCTGA
- the panB gene encoding 3-methyl-2-oxobutanoate hydroxymethyltransferase — MSAQPVKRVRTRHFQTAKDSGVRITGLTSYDVLTARIFDQAGIDFLLVGDSAGNTVLGYDTTLPVTVDELIPLARAVAGAVERAFVVADLPFGSYETGADDALHTAFRFMKETHAHAVKLEGGVRSAEQIRRIVEAGIPVMAHIGFTPQSEHGLGGHMIQGRGEGLEQLLADARAVQEAGAFAVVLEMVPSDAARQVTEELRIPTIGVGAGPHVDGQLLVWTDFAGLTTGRVPRFVKQYADLRGVLTGAVTAFREDVEAGAYPGAEHSYE; from the coding sequence ATGTCAGCGCAGCCCGTGAAACGCGTGAGAACCCGCCACTTCCAGACCGCGAAGGACTCGGGGGTGCGGATCACCGGACTCACCAGCTACGACGTGCTCACGGCGCGCATCTTCGACCAGGCGGGCATCGACTTCCTGCTCGTGGGCGATTCGGCCGGCAACACCGTGCTCGGCTACGACACGACGCTCCCGGTCACCGTGGACGAGCTCATCCCGCTCGCGCGGGCCGTCGCCGGCGCCGTCGAGCGCGCCTTCGTCGTCGCCGACCTGCCCTTCGGCTCCTACGAGACGGGGGCGGACGACGCCCTGCACACCGCGTTCCGGTTCATGAAGGAGACGCACGCGCACGCCGTGAAGCTCGAGGGCGGGGTCCGCTCCGCGGAGCAGATCCGGCGGATCGTCGAGGCCGGCATCCCGGTGATGGCGCACATCGGCTTCACTCCGCAGAGCGAGCACGGTCTCGGCGGGCACATGATCCAGGGCCGCGGCGAGGGGCTCGAGCAGCTGCTCGCCGACGCCCGCGCCGTGCAGGAGGCGGGTGCGTTCGCCGTCGTCCTCGAGATGGTGCCGAGCGACGCCGCCCGGCAGGTCACGGAGGAGCTCCGCATCCCGACGATCGGCGTCGGCGCCGGGCCGCACGTGGACGGTCAGCTGCTCGTCTGGACCGACTTCGCCGGGCTGACCACCGGACGCGTTCCGCGCTTCGTCAAGCAGTACGCCGATCTGCGCGGTGTCCTCACCGGAGCGGTCACCGCCTTCCGCGAGGACGTCGAGGCCGGCGCGTACCCCGGGGCCGAGCACAGCTACGAGTAG